The Pelagicoccus albus genome includes the window AATCCGCTTAATGAAGACGCCATTACCCACTTCTGTATTTTTGTCCAAGTGGGTTTTCGGTTGAAGAAGGAGTAGACCAACGCTGCGGAAAAAACGATAGTCGCATTTACGGCGGCGCTGATGCTGATTTGGACGATACCTAGCGTAATGCTTTGAGCAAAGACTGAAGCGTTTTCCGGATCGAGGAATTGGGTGAAAATGGATATATAAAATATAGCTATTTTTGGATTTAAGGCATTTGTAAGGAAGCCCATCCAAACCAGCCTGAAAGAACTGTCCGCCTTAAGATCTTTCACTTCGAAAGCCCCCTTGGATCCCGGTCGGATGGCTTGCCAAGCGAGCCAAAGCAAATAGCCAGCACCCGCAAAACGTAGCGCGTCGTAGGCTATCGGCACAGCCAGAAAAAATGCCGATATGCCAAATGCGGCCATTAACATGTGTAACACAAATCCCATTACGACTCCAACGAGCGAGACGAGTCCCGCTTTCGGTCCTTGGCACAAAGATCTAGAGATCAGGTAGACCATATTCGGACCAGGCGTTAAAACCATTATGAGCGCTGCCAAAGCGAAGAGGCTTAGGTTTGATAGTTCCATGTGTTTGTCCTATTTGAAGTCCGTCTGCTTAGGTCTCAATCTTTGATCACTTCCGTGTAGCTGACTCTTACTGTCTGGTCCAT containing:
- a CDS encoding LysE family translocator; translated protein: MELSNLSLFALAALIMVLTPGPNMVYLISRSLCQGPKAGLVSLVGVVMGFVLHMLMAAFGISAFFLAVPIAYDALRFAGAGYLLWLAWQAIRPGSKGAFEVKDLKADSSFRLVWMGFLTNALNPKIAIFYISIFTQFLDPENASVFAQSITLGIVQISISAAVNATIVFSAALVYSFFNRKPTWTKIQKWVMASSLSGLALKLAVEERK